In one Sesamum indicum cultivar Zhongzhi No. 13 linkage group LG12, S_indicum_v1.0, whole genome shotgun sequence genomic region, the following are encoded:
- the LOC105175833 gene encoding probable ribose-5-phosphate isomerase 4, chloroplastic isoform X2, with translation MALSLSSSILPFSKFSLNPQSSRKSRKRNAFHMAVRSSLPDDSTLLLQAARYTVDSFVESGMVIGLGSGRASGFAIQYLGRQLRSGAITDIIGIPTSVDSASEAAKAGVPLDQYRDSSKIDLAFDDADVIEEESLAAVIGRQKMQGGESIIQEKTILRAAGKLILIATAKQYQGVIDGSIPVLIKSINWLETAEEIDDLFLGDAEVLHILEFSNAGPLGGDFPLVTKEGHNVLDVIFTSPIQNLAEVADCLDQVVGVVEHGVISRIPCTAVIATEDGLRIVDNSVKIEGSRA, from the exons ATGGCATTATCACTGTCTTCATCAATTCTTCCCTTCTCTAAGTTCAGTTTGAACCCTCAGTCTAGTAGAAAAAGTAGGAAGCGCAATGCATTCCACATGGCTGTTCGCTCGAGCCTCCCCGACGACTCCACTCTCCTCCTTCAAGCGGCCAGATACACT gTGGATTCATTTGTTGAGAGTGGAATGGTGATAGGGCTGGGGTCTGGTCGTGCTTCTGGTTTCGCTATACAATATTTGGGGCGGCAACTTCGTTCAGGAGCCATTACAGATATTATTGGCATTCCTAC ATCTGTTGATAGTGCAAGTGAAGCAGCAAAGGCAGGTGTCCCTTTGGATCAGTACAGAGACAGTTCTAAA ATTGATTTGGCATTTGATGATGCTGATGTTATAGAAGAAGAGTCACTTGCAGCGGTCATTGGGCGTCAGAAGATGCAGGGTGGTGAGtcaataattcaagaaaag ACCATACTGAGAGCAGCTGGGAAGCTGATCCTCATTGCTACAGCAAAGCAATATCAAGGTGTTATAGATGGATCAATTCCAGTTCTAATTAAATCT ATCAACTGGTTGGAAACTGCTGAAGAAATAGACGACCTGTTTCTTGGGGATGCAGAGGTACTCCATATATTAGAGTTCTCCA ATGCGGGTCCATTAGGAGGTGACTTTCCGCTTGTCACTAAAGAGGGGCATAACGTTCTTGATGTAATCTTTACATCTCCGATTCAAAATCTTG CTGAAGTGGCTGATTGTCTTGATCAAGTGGTTGGCGTAGTTGAGCATGGTGTCATCTCCAGAATCCC ATGCACTGCAGTTATAGCGACAGAAGATGGACTGCGCATTGTTGATAATTCCGTTAAGATTGAAGGAAGCAGGGCTTAA
- the LOC105175833 gene encoding probable ribose-5-phosphate isomerase 4, chloroplastic isoform X1, with amino-acid sequence MALSLSSSILPFSKFSLNPQSSRKSRKRNAFHMAVRSSLPDDSTLLLQAARYTVDSFVESGMVIGLGSGRASGFAIQYLGRQLRSGAITDIIGIPTSVDSASEAAKAGVPLDQYRDSSKIDLAFDDADVIEEESLAAVIGRQKMQGGESIIQEKTILRAAGKLILIATAKQYQGVIDGSIPVLIKSINWLETAEEIDDLFLGDAEVAFGNLGHAVELCNTSLDKTFAW; translated from the exons ATGGCATTATCACTGTCTTCATCAATTCTTCCCTTCTCTAAGTTCAGTTTGAACCCTCAGTCTAGTAGAAAAAGTAGGAAGCGCAATGCATTCCACATGGCTGTTCGCTCGAGCCTCCCCGACGACTCCACTCTCCTCCTTCAAGCGGCCAGATACACT gTGGATTCATTTGTTGAGAGTGGAATGGTGATAGGGCTGGGGTCTGGTCGTGCTTCTGGTTTCGCTATACAATATTTGGGGCGGCAACTTCGTTCAGGAGCCATTACAGATATTATTGGCATTCCTAC ATCTGTTGATAGTGCAAGTGAAGCAGCAAAGGCAGGTGTCCCTTTGGATCAGTACAGAGACAGTTCTAAA ATTGATTTGGCATTTGATGATGCTGATGTTATAGAAGAAGAGTCACTTGCAGCGGTCATTGGGCGTCAGAAGATGCAGGGTGGTGAGtcaataattcaagaaaag ACCATACTGAGAGCAGCTGGGAAGCTGATCCTCATTGCTACAGCAAAGCAATATCAAGGTGTTATAGATGGATCAATTCCAGTTCTAATTAAATCT ATCAACTGGTTGGAAACTGCTGAAGAAATAGACGACCTGTTTCTTGGGGATGCAGAG GTAGCATTCGGAAACTTGGGCCATGCAGTAGAACTTTGTAACACAAGTTTGGATAAAACTTTTGCATGGTGA
- the LOC105175834 gene encoding beta-amyrin 28-oxidase, producing MEVLAVILSLLLVALSLVFISRRRNNAGAKLPPGSFGWPILGESVEFLFGKPEKFVGDRMKKYSPDIFKTKILGEKTAVICGPNGHKFLFSNEHKYFTAFRPHPMQHLFRSYKDKAAPPPPPETQRLDETKTIRQPGFLKPEALMRYLAKMDIVTQQQLKTHCEGKNVVEAYPLAKTITLTLACQFFLGINNPERIARLVKYFDDVTVGMHCLMINVPGTIFYRANKAAAAIRKELITVIKEKKQAMASGGPMLDILSHMIVATDPSGKSMPEAEIADKIMGLLTAGYSTVATTITFLMKYVGLNPEIYEKVRAEQMEIAASKKAGELLEWEDMSKMKYSWNVICETMRLVPPLQGTFREVLTEFSYAGYTIPKGWKVYWTVSTTNMNPQYFKDPEKFNPSRYEESEAPPPYTSVPFGGGPRMCPGKEYARLAILAFVHNVVKDYKWEVVDPNEKVEGDMMPEPQKGLPVRLYHH from the exons ATGGAGGTTTTGGCTGTTatcctttctcttcttcttgttgctctctctcttgttttcATCTCCCGACGCCGCAACAACGCCGGTGCTAAGCTTCCTCCGGGGAGTTTCGGCTGGCCGATCTTGGGGGAGTCGGTCGAGTTCTTGTTCGGGAAGCCGGAGAAGTTCGTGGGCGACAGGATGAAGAAGTACTCCCCCGATATCTTCAAGACCAAGATCCTTGGGGAGAAGACTGCCGTCATTTGTGGTCCGAATGGACACAAATTCCTCTTCTCCAATGAGCACAAGTACTTCACCGCATTCCGCCCCCACCCTATGCAACACCTCTTCCGTTCTTACAAAGACAAGGCGGCGCCGCCGCCACCACCTGAAACCCAACGCCTCGACGAGACAAAAACAATCCGGCAACCCGGGTTCTTAAAGCCCGAAGCCCTCATGCGGTACTTGGCAAAAATGGATATTGTCACGCAACAACAACTGAAGACTCACTGCGAAGGAAAGAACGTGGTGGAAGCTTACCCTCTAGCCAAAACTATTACCCTCACTCTTGCCTGCCAGTTTTTCCTGGGGATCAATAATCCGGAGAGGATAGCCAGGCTTGTAAAATACTTCGATGATGTTACCGTGGGTATGCACTGCCTCATGATTAATGTTCCTGGGACTATCTTTTACCGCGCAAATAAGGCGGCGGCAGCCATTAGGAAGGAATTGATAACTGTAATCAAGGAGAAGAAACAGGCCATGGCATCTGGAGGCCCGATGCTGGATATTTTGTCGCATATGATCGTTGCTACTGACCCGAGTGGCAAATCCATGCCCGAAGCCGAGATTGCTGATAAAATCATGGGTTTGCTAACTGCTGGGTATAGCACTGTTGCTACCACTATTACATTCTTGATGAAATATGTTGGCCTAAATCcagaaatatatgaaaaagtcCGAGCAG AACAAATGGAGATTGCGGCATCGAAGAAGGCAGGGGAATTGCTAGAATGGGAAGATATGTCTAAAATGAAGTACTCTTGGAACGTGATATGTGAAACAATGAGACTGGTTCCACCTCTCCAGGGGACTTTCAGAGAAGTTTTGACAGAATTCAGTTATGCTGGTTACACAATTCCAAAGGGCTGGAAG GTGTACTGGACAGTGAGCACCACGAACATGAACCCCCAGTATTTCAAGGACCCGGAAAAATTTAATCCATCAAGGTATGAGGAAAGCGAAGCACCTCCTCCATACACATCGGTTCCATTTGGAGGCGGGCCAAGAATGTGCCCCGGAAAAGAGTACGCCCGGCTAGCAATACTGGCTTTTGTTCACAATGTTGTCAAGGATTACAAATGGGAAGTGGTTGACCCGAATGAAAAGGTTGAAGGTGACATGATGCCGGAGCCCCAAAAGGGTCTCCCCGTCCGCCTATATCATCATTGA